The Rhizobium leguminosarum genome includes a region encoding these proteins:
- a CDS encoding B12-binding domain-containing radical SAM protein yields MSHVLEAARRRFQLILIKPSHYDDDGYVIRWWRAMIPSNSLAALYGIAAECAERKVLGDDTAIDITVIDETNTRIDVAGLLAQFKRHDNFGMIALVGVQTNQYPRALDIARPFRDAGLPVSIGGFHVSGCLSMLDGKAVGLDACRDMGISMFAGEAEGRLDMVLRDAAAGELKPLYNFMNDLPGIGGTPVPFLPKDNIQRTLGLSTSFDAGRGCPYQCSFCTIINVQGRKSRFRSADDVEKLVRMNWAQGIHKFFITDDNFARNKDWEAIFDRLIELKERDGIPLGLMIQVDTLCHKIPNFIEKSRRAGVTRVFIGLENVNPDNLTAAKKNQNKITEYRKMLLAWKAQGIMTLAGYILGFPADTPESIRRDIAIIQEELPLDVIEFFILTPLPGSEDHQVLWKKGIEMDADLNIYDVEHVCTAHPKMSKQEWEDIYHEAWSLYYSPDHMKTLLRRAVATGVPLARLVKVLVSFATTVPLENVHPLQSGLLRLKTPSERRPDLPRENPLVFWPRFAWETFRKHASLAGTIIGLTISAFLISRDAKSKTYMDQALTPVADDEEETLHLFTQTAGGAAAVSHVRKVAQLTAH; encoded by the coding sequence TTGTCCCATGTCTTGGAAGCTGCGCGCAGACGTTTTCAGCTGATCCTGATCAAGCCGTCGCATTATGACGACGACGGCTACGTCATCCGCTGGTGGCGGGCGATGATCCCCTCCAATTCACTGGCGGCGCTCTACGGCATTGCCGCCGAATGCGCCGAGCGCAAGGTGCTCGGAGACGATACGGCGATCGATATCACTGTAATCGACGAGACCAATACACGGATCGATGTCGCCGGACTGCTGGCGCAGTTCAAGCGTCACGACAATTTCGGTATGATCGCGCTGGTTGGCGTCCAGACCAACCAGTATCCGCGCGCCCTCGATATCGCCCGTCCCTTCCGCGATGCCGGCCTGCCGGTTTCGATCGGCGGCTTCCATGTTTCCGGCTGCCTGTCGATGCTGGATGGCAAGGCCGTGGGGCTTGACGCCTGTCGTGACATGGGCATCTCGATGTTTGCCGGCGAAGCCGAGGGCCGGCTCGACATGGTGCTGCGCGACGCCGCCGCCGGCGAGCTGAAGCCGCTCTATAATTTCATGAACGACCTTCCCGGCATCGGCGGCACGCCGGTTCCCTTCCTGCCGAAGGACAATATCCAGCGCACGCTCGGGCTCAGCACCAGCTTCGATGCCGGGCGTGGCTGTCCCTATCAATGCTCGTTCTGCACCATCATCAACGTACAGGGACGCAAGTCGCGCTTCCGCTCGGCCGACGACGTCGAAAAGCTCGTGCGGATGAACTGGGCGCAGGGCATCCACAAATTCTTCATCACCGACGACAATTTCGCCCGCAACAAGGATTGGGAAGCGATCTTCGACCGGTTGATCGAACTCAAGGAACGGGACGGCATTCCGCTCGGCCTGATGATCCAGGTCGACACGCTCTGCCACAAGATCCCCAATTTCATCGAGAAATCCAGGCGCGCCGGTGTCACCCGCGTCTTCATCGGCCTCGAAAACGTCAATCCTGATAATCTGACCGCCGCCAAGAAGAACCAGAACAAGATCACCGAATACCGCAAGATGCTGCTCGCCTGGAAGGCGCAGGGCATCATGACGCTCGCCGGTTATATCCTGGGCTTCCCCGCAGATACGCCGGAATCGATCCGCCGCGACATCGCGATCATCCAGGAAGAGCTGCCGCTCGACGTCATCGAATTCTTCATCCTGACGCCGCTGCCCGGCTCCGAGGACCATCAGGTCCTGTGGAAGAAGGGCATCGAAATGGATGCCGATCTCAATATCTACGATGTCGAGCACGTCTGCACCGCGCATCCCAAAATGAGCAAGCAGGAATGGGAAGACATCTACCACGAGGCCTGGTCGCTCTATTATTCGCCTGATCATATGAAGACGCTACTGCGCCGCGCCGTGGCGACCGGCGTACCGCTCGCAAGGCTCGTCAAGGTTCTGGTCTCCTTCGCGACCACCGTGCCGCTGGAAAACGTGCACCCGCTGCAAAGCGGCCTGCTGCGCCTGAAGACGCCGTCGGAACGGCGCCCGGACCTGCCGCGCGAGAATCCGCTCGTCTTCTGGCCGCGCTTTGCCTGGGAAACCTTCCGCAAACATGCTTCGCTCGCCGGCACGATCATTGGCCTGACGATTTCGGCGTTCTTGATTTCAAGGGACGCGAAGTCGAAGACCTACATGGACCAGGCTCTGACGCCGGTCGCCGACGACGAAGAGGAAACGCTCCACCTCTTCACACAGACCGCCGGCGGCGCCGCAGCCGTGAGCCATGTCAGGAAAGTCGCGCAACTGACAGCGCATTGA
- the sthA gene encoding Si-specific NAD(P)(+) transhydrogenase, which produces MLQYDLVVVGSGPAGRRGAIQASKLGKKVLVIEQGKRVGGVSVHTGTIPSKTLRETALNLSGWRERGFYGRSYRVKEEISADDLRRRLLITLNHEVEVLEHQFARNRVQHIRGKASFIDASTLQVIKDDGETTQVTAASVLLAVGTKPFRPDYMPFDGKTVLDSDELLDIQDLPRSMVVIGAGVIGIEYATIFSALDTAVTVIDPKATMLDFIDKEIIEDFTYQLRDRNMKLLLGQKADKVERLENGKVELTLDSGRRLTTDMVLFAAGRMGATDALNLQAIGLEADSRGRLKVNPETFQTSVANIYAAGDVVGFPSLASTSMEQGRIAARVAVGAVAKEPPKYFPYGIYAVPEISTCGLTEEEMKERGIPYECGIARFRETSRGHIMGLDTGLLKLIFSLKTRRLLGVHIVGEGATELVHIGQAVLNLKGTVEYFVENTFNYPTLAEAYKIAGLDAWNRMGDIKSEL; this is translated from the coding sequence ATGCTTCAGTACGATCTCGTTGTGGTGGGCAGCGGTCCCGCAGGGCGCCGCGGCGCGATCCAGGCGTCAAAACTCGGCAAGAAAGTGCTTGTCATCGAGCAGGGCAAACGCGTCGGCGGAGTGTCCGTGCATACCGGCACCATCCCTTCCAAAACGCTGCGCGAGACTGCGCTTAATCTTTCCGGCTGGCGCGAACGCGGCTTCTACGGCCGGTCTTATCGCGTCAAGGAAGAGATCAGTGCAGATGACCTGCGCCGCCGCCTGCTGATTACGCTGAACCACGAGGTCGAGGTGCTGGAACACCAGTTCGCCCGTAACCGCGTGCAGCATATTCGCGGCAAGGCGAGCTTCATCGATGCGTCGACGCTGCAGGTGATCAAGGATGACGGCGAGACTACGCAGGTCACCGCCGCCAGCGTGCTGCTCGCCGTCGGCACAAAACCGTTCCGCCCCGATTACATGCCCTTCGACGGCAAGACCGTTCTCGACAGCGACGAACTGCTGGACATCCAGGACCTGCCGCGATCGATGGTGGTCATCGGCGCCGGCGTCATCGGCATCGAATATGCGACGATCTTCAGCGCGCTCGACACCGCCGTCACCGTCATCGACCCGAAGGCGACAATGCTCGACTTCATCGACAAGGAAATCATCGAGGATTTTACCTACCAGCTGCGCGACCGCAACATGAAGCTGCTGCTCGGCCAGAAGGCGGACAAGGTGGAGAGGCTCGAAAACGGCAAGGTCGAGCTGACGCTCGACAGCGGCCGACGCCTGACGACCGACATGGTGCTTTTCGCCGCCGGCCGCATGGGGGCGACTGATGCGCTGAACCTTCAGGCCATCGGCCTCGAAGCCGACAGCCGCGGCCGTCTCAAGGTCAATCCGGAGACCTTCCAGACATCAGTTGCCAACATCTACGCCGCCGGCGACGTCGTCGGCTTTCCGAGCCTTGCTTCGACCTCGATGGAACAGGGCCGCATCGCCGCCCGCGTCGCGGTCGGCGCGGTCGCCAAGGAGCCGCCGAAATATTTCCCCTACGGCATCTATGCCGTGCCTGAGATTTCGACCTGCGGCCTGACCGAAGAAGAGATGAAGGAGCGCGGTATTCCCTATGAATGCGGCATCGCCCGCTTCCGCGAGACGTCGCGCGGTCATATCATGGGCCTCGACACCGGTCTTTTGAAGCTGATCTTCTCGCTGAAGACCCGCCGCCTGCTCGGCGTGCATATTGTCGGCGAAGGCGCCACCGAGCTGGTGCATATCGGCCAGGCGGTGCTTAATCTCAAAGGGACCGTCGAATATTTCGTCGAGAACACCTTCAACTATCCGACGCTCGCCGAAGCCTACAAGATCGCCGGCCTCGATGCCTGGAACCGAATGGGCGACATCAAGTCGGAACTCTAA
- a CDS encoding endonuclease/exonuclease/phosphatase family protein — protein sequence MRIISLNAWGGRLHEALIEYVTAANPDVLCLQEVLRAPGTRSGWSVYRDGDVELPQRFNLFTEISTALPAHDGFFCPTSRGELFDGDSAIVAEFGLATFVRKSHSVIAQGLDFVHGRFSADGWGEHPRPRNAHCIRLFSHERASTVTIAHMHGLRDPAGKGDTPARDEQAAALVKLINGVWPGDEGLVVCGDFNVLPDSATFAILGRLGLSDLVTGSGLVDTRTSYYLKQGRFADYMLVTPGLKVAKFEVVEAPDVSDHRALLLDIG from the coding sequence TTGCGCATCATTTCATTGAACGCATGGGGCGGCAGGCTTCATGAGGCGCTGATTGAATATGTGACGGCGGCCAATCCCGACGTGCTGTGCCTGCAGGAAGTTTTGCGCGCACCCGGCACCCGCTCAGGCTGGTCGGTCTATCGGGACGGCGATGTCGAGTTGCCACAGCGCTTCAATCTCTTTACCGAGATCAGCACCGCCCTGCCCGCTCACGACGGCTTTTTCTGCCCGACCTCGAGAGGCGAGCTTTTCGATGGCGATAGCGCAATTGTCGCCGAATTCGGGCTGGCGACCTTCGTGCGCAAGTCGCATTCTGTCATCGCTCAAGGGCTGGACTTCGTGCATGGCCGTTTTTCCGCTGATGGCTGGGGCGAACATCCTCGGCCGCGAAACGCCCATTGCATCCGTCTGTTCAGCCATGAGCGCGCTTCTACCGTGACCATCGCCCACATGCATGGCCTGCGCGATCCCGCAGGCAAGGGCGATACCCCAGCGCGCGACGAACAGGCTGCAGCGCTGGTCAAGCTCATCAATGGCGTCTGGCCCGGCGACGAAGGGCTCGTCGTCTGCGGCGATTTCAACGTGCTGCCTGATAGCGCGACCTTTGCGATTCTCGGCAGGCTCGGGCTTTCCGACCTCGTCACCGGAAGCGGCCTTGTAGACACGCGAACCTCCTACTATCTGAAGCAGGGCCGCTTTGCCGACTACATGCTGGTGACGCCGGGGTTGAAGGTTGCCAAATTCGAGGTGGTCGAGGCGCCTGACGTCTCCGACCATCGCGCATTGCTGCTCGATATCGGGTAG